The sequence below is a genomic window from Pseudarthrobacter defluvii.
GTGGCAGTGTCCTGCCGGGTACTGAATTTCTCCAGACAGGCCTACTACCAGTGGGCCGCCAACCCCGTGCCCGCCCGGGACTGGGAAGAAGCCCACCTGATCAACGCCGCCATCGACCACCACCGCGACGATCCTGCCTTCGGCTACCGGTTCATCGCCGATGAGATCAACGCCGGACCCGGCCCTGTGGCCAGTGAACGCCGGATCTGGCGGCTGTGCTCCCAGAACGGCATCCTCTCGGTGATCCACCGCCGGCGCCGCTCAGCGCTCAAGGCCGGCCCTCCGGTCCACGATGACCTCATCGAACGGGACTTCAGCGCCACGGCACCGAACCGGAAATGGCTGACGGACATCACCGAGCACCACACCGGGGAAGGCAAGCTGTACCTGTGCGCGATCAAGGACCTGCATTCGAACCGGATCGTCGGGTACTCCATGGACGGGCGGATGAAAGCGTCTCTGGCCGTTGCCGCGCTGGACCACGCCGTGGCTCTCAGGAAACCGGCCGGCACAGTGGTCCACTCGGACAGAGGGTCCCAGTTCAGATCCAGAAAGTTCGTCCTGGCCCTGAACACCTACGGGCTGAGCGGATCAATGGGACGGGTAGGAGCATGCGGTGACAATGCCGCGATGGAATCGTTCTTCTCCCTGCTGCAAAAGAACGTCCTGAACCGGAAACGATGGGAAACCCGGGCCGAACTCCGGCTCGCCATCACAACCTGGATCGAACGCAGCTACCACCGCAAACGCCGTCAACGCGCCCTCGGCCGGCTGACACCCATCGAGTTTGAGACAATAAAAAACGCGGCCTCAGCCGCGTAAGAAATTATCAACCCCAGCTGTCAACTAAACCTTCAGCAGTCCCCTGTGACTGCTATGAAGTTGCTATCAACTTGATAGCAACTTCATAGATCCAGGTGGCTTACTTACTCGTAACTGTCGCGGACCTGCTCGAGACCGATCCTAAGAGCGCGCAATGCCATCGGATGCTTCTTTCGGCCTTCGAGCTTCGCCACGTCCGCAAGTAAGTCCATGAGTTCACGGTCCTCGTCAAAACGAAGCAACATCGTTCTGGCAGTCCCCTTGTCCCTCGAATCACTAAGTGTGGGCGTGACACTGGGCCTGGCTGGAATTCCGCGCTCAGCGCTGACAGCCGGCGAGGTCAGTAGTGGTTCAGCGGCATTGCCAAACGCCTCGATAGCCTCGTCCCTAGCTTTCTCGGACGCGGACCGCTTCTTGATTGCCACTACCCCATCAACTCCTCTACCAGCCCACGGATTTCCCTCGCCGCCTTAGGGTTCTTCCACTCAACAACTCCGAGCCCCTCCCCCACCACGTCTCGATAAGCCTTGCGCTCATACAGAACGGTTCGCAGTGGTTCGATACTCGGATAGTCGGAAAGGTAATCCCTGGCGTCGCCACTTTCAGATTCGAACGCGTTGGTTGATACCCGTGTAAGAGCCCCTCTGACTCGAAGGGAGGGATTGAAGTCACGGGCAGTTTCAATCAACCTATCGACAGTCGCGAGTGTATCGAGATCAAATTGACTCGATTGCGTCAGGATCAACAACTGGTGGGCCGCAGTCATGGCTGTGCGCATCTCCTTGCTGTCCTTCCCTGCCACATCGACAAGGACAACGTCATAGCTCGTATCCAGTTCACGCAGCGTCTCGTGCAGGCTCCCAAGTTTCTCCACTACAAAGATGCGAGGTTCATGCCCGGCCTCTTCGCGGTCTACTGCCCAACGAGCAGTGGACCGCTGCCGGTCGCCGTCCACGACCGCTATGCGCATCCCCCGCTTCGCCAGCTCAACAGCAAGGTTGGTTACAACCGTGGACTTGCCGACGCCGCCCTTTTCGCTACCCACAACAATGATCATGCCTCCAACCTAATGCCGAGGTTGATAGCAAAAGGCTAGCGACACGCTACCTGTTTGATAGCACTATGAAAGCAGTAGCAAATGGGCCGGATCGAGAGAAGATCCTCGGATAGGGTGATAGCAGTTTCAACTGCTATCACATCACTATCCGATTGATAGCGATGGGCGCTGAGGGACCAGGCCGCCAGCAAGCCCAAGTACTCACCTCCCTGACTGGAGTCATGCGCGTCATATGGAATACTGCTCGCTACTAAATTGCTATTGAATCACTATTGATTTGATAGTGATTGTGAAACTGAGGGGCAGCTGATGACTGCCAAAGGAGCAAGTTTGCTAGCGAAACACTACTTATTCGATAGCACTATGAAAGTAGTATCAGTACGTGGGCGGCGTACCAATGCACAGCCCAAATTATCGGAGCAGTTTCAAAGTGCTATCGAACTACTACACGACCGTGGCTGAGGATCAACCTCAAACTGCTGGACGCGAGCATAAGCTCCACGCAATCGTCACCCACGCTCAGCAGGGATGTGGGACCAACTCGAAACGCTGTGCTAGCGAAACACTACTAAGGCACTACCGATTCACTAGCATTTTGGTAGCTGCCAGCGAAATCAACTGCACCAGAGACCTATGCGGGCTGATCTATTCGCCACACTGCCGCATCATCCGGGGGTAGCCAATACTCATCCCTTTCAGAATCAAACAAATCGACCTCATCGATCGCAAGCTGGAGTGTCTTGAACCTATCGAGGTAGGCATGCCAGATCGCGCGTTCGTGACGATTCCGCCGGATGTGGTCAAGGTAGTCGTCGAGCACTCCGAGCCTGGCGGCGAGCATGCGGAGGTTCACTGAAGTGGTTTTCCACGTTCTACCGTGGCGCTGGATCATGCCGAGTGTCTCCATCTCAGCCAATGCGGCCGAGCAGGCGTTGCGGCTGACACCACTGTTGCGGGCCACTTCCGCGGTGGTGGGGGAGTGGCGCCCACGTTCAATTGCCTCATAGGCAAGGGCAGCCACGTCTCCCAGGGCCCGAAACACGGGGCGGACGGCATGAATTTTTCCTTTCCGCCACGTTAGTTCCCGTGCAAGTTGTTGGTAGTGCTCAGGGAGTTGAATGAGGTAAACATCGGCCGCCTTCTGACGTGCGTCGGCGATCTTAGTGAGGATCCCATCAGAAGCTTGAACCAAGACGGGCAGCAGCCTGGCGATGGTGACGTGGTGTTTCCCCATCGCGACAGCAAGAGTGCGGCAACCGACATCCAGGATGTCTGTTTCTCTAGCCCGCATGTATCCCAACAATCCGCGGATCAGTAGACGGAGGCTGAGGCCTTCTCGACCGCGTTTTTGGAGTCTGTGGTCAAGGACTGCGTACAGAACATTTTCCAAGTCGTTCACGAGTTGGTGTACGGCAGCACTGCTGGGTTTGCTTGCCCCCCCGGTGGTTAAAGTGGCGCTTGTGTTGTTAATAAGTGCACTCCTTTCCCCGCGATTACGGGGGAGCGGTTTTCGGGCGCTCGAAGCTGCACCGGTGAAGGCCTGGGCTTTGGCCCACTCGTACGGAAGGAGCCTTGCCTGGCGTTCTGCAGATCCGTAGAGGGCAGCTAGGCCCGGGAACTGGCCGACGAGTTCGTTTTCTACGTGCTGCAGGGACCAGCCACAGGCACTGAAGTGGTTCAGCACGGCCATTCGGGCCTCGGACGGGCCCTTGTACTTAGCCGTGTCGTACAAACCGGTTCGTGCGACCCGTCGCAGCGGGGTCTCACTACTGGATCTCAGTGAGAGCGCCGGCAGCCCGCCGGTCCGTTGAGCGGCTACGGTCTTCGCTTCGCGGGCCTTGAGTGCGCGTTTGCGGGCCAGTTCCGGCGCCAACGCCGTACGCAGCTGCACTAAGCCCCGTGCTGGGTTGCGGCGGCGCAGGATGTCGTACGCCTGGGACAGGGGAGTGATGAGGGTTTGGTGGCCACCGGACTTGTGGATCGTTCCTGGGACACGGATGCACCCGTCTGTGATGTTCTGGTGGGGGCTCGGGTCAAGACTGGTGGCCATAAGGGCTAGCGCTTCGACCAGCTCCCGGGCCTCGGCTGCGTCCATCCGGTCGTGCAGCGGCACGTACAGGTGTCGTCCACCGCTGGGGGAGAAATCCTCCACGAACCTCATGCCGCACGCCGACAACAATTGGCCCACCCGGACCGCGTCCGAGTCCACCACGCCCTTCAGCGCCTTCGAGGTATCAAAGTCCAAGCACAGCGTGGAGACTCGGCCATCCGTGCCGTGCACCATTACAGCAGCAGGATGTCCCGGCAAAGACGGAGTGATCTTCGGCGCATTTTTCGGCCGAGGATATTGAAACCTCTGCCCAATCCACCGCCCCAACCGGTACGAAGGCGCGCCAGCAATCAGCGGAGCAAGACCCCATGCATCTTCCGGCTTGGGACGTGGAGCGACACTCACAAGGGCATGCGTTGACGTCAATACCGGTTCCGGTACCATAGGGACAGTAGTTCCTTTCGAGGTAACACAAATGGCACCCACAGCGTGGGTGTTGTAACAGCTCGGATCCGGATCTTGGCGGATGAGGGATCTGAGCGAAGGATTAGGAAGGTCCCTCCTTTTAGGAGGGGCCTTCTTCCGTTAGGAAGCCTTATCGATAGGCAGGGCTCCTTGTTCCTGGTGGTCGTCTATGTCAGGCCAAATAGGCAACCCGCGAGCATCCAGCCGGATGCTCATCAGGAGGCGTTCGGCTGCCTGTCCTTTGGAGAGCCCCATGTGGGTGGCAAGACGTTCCACCAGAGCTTTAGCATCGGCAGCAACGTCAACTTTGAGGACGACGTTGCCGGCCCCTGTACCCCGTACGCGTCTGTGGATGGCTGTACTCATAAACCCCAGCCTATAGGTACCGGTACCGTTAACTGCGCGGCCCGTTCGGCGTGTCGTTTCCATTAGACGAGGTCAGAAGCCTTTGGCCACCGCGGCGGCTGCGGCGAGCCACGCGCGTTGGGTGGCGGGTTGGAGGGCGTCGTAGCGGATGGGGCCGTTGACCAGGGCGGGGTCGTAGGGGATTCGGACTACGGCTCGTACATGGGGGGCGAAGCCGTCTGCGATCCGCCGGGCTTCATCCTTGGCGCGCTTGAGCGCATCGCCGCTCATGCTGCGTTTGGCGTCGGTGGACTCGGACACGATGACGACGGCGTTGCGGGCCAGCTCGGCATCGTGTCCGCCGCGGGATTCCAGCGTTTGGAGGGTCAGGCGCGCGGCCTCGGCGCGGTCTTCGATGGCTGTCACGGGGACCACGAGCTGGTTGGTGTGGTGGATCATTCGCCGCCAGTTGGCCGCGCGGGCCGTGTTTCCGGAGTCCATGACGATGAGCCGGTAGTAGCGGGTGAGTACCTGGTGGGCGATATCCACCTCCTCTGCGGTCACTTCATGGTCGCCCTCCTCGTTCTCGTCTGAGCGCAGGACGTCGAACTTGTCGGACGTCTGGTGGTGGACGAACTGGGCGATTTCGGCGGCTTGGGCGCTGGGGGAGAGCAGCGCCTTTGATGAGTCGATGAGATCCAGGACGCTGTTGTTATGGCCGCCCTGTTCGGTGCGCCAGCCGAGAGTGCCTTGGGATTCGTTGTTGTCCCAGGCCACGGTCGCTGCGCCGCTGTAGCGGGCCAGGATCGCACTGAGCATGACGACGGTGGGGGTTTTGTTCGCTCCGCCTTTGCGGTTGACGACAGCGACGGTGCGGGGGCCGGGCCAGTGCTGGCTCACTGTGCGGATGTCTTCGCGTTCGGCCAACTCTTCGGGTGAGGGGTCCATCCGGAAGCCCAGGCGGCTGAGAACGCCGCGCCAGCCGCGCGTGGCCGGCTGGAGCACGGGCGCGCTGATGAGGAATGAGGTGTCTTTGAGGCTGCGCCGGGTGGCAGGCTCCGCAGCGGCTGCTTTGGCGGCCGGTGCGGGCCCCTGGGCGGCCGCGGGCGTGACGGCTGCACCGAAGGTCACCGGCGCAGCGTCGACAGCTTGTGCCGGTACTTCTTCGGCCGGAGAGGCATCGGGGACCGAAGCTGGCGTGGGAGCCGGCGCGGCCTTGGTCGTGGCCTTGGCCGTCTCGGGCGAAGGGGCTGCTGTGTCCGGCAGAGGGTCCTGCTCCCGCCGCGGGGTGGGCTTGATCGGTGCGGCCTCGCTGACGACGCCTTCGGGGGAGACGATGATGAGGCCCTGCCCGTCCGGGTCGGTGGTGCTGACGCGGACGGGTCGGCCGAGCTGAGCCGCGGTTTCGGTGATGATTCGTAATGCATCGCTAAGGACGGCGGCTTCGTCGGCGGCCTCGATAGCGTGGGAGGTTCCGTTGATGGTGACTTCGCCGGTTCCGTTGGTGCGTAGAACGGCGTTGATCTTGGGGAAGTCGAGTGCTTGTGTTTCCATCATCTGTCCTTACTTTGTGCCGTTCGGGGGTGTGAAACGGTTGACCTGCCAGGGTTTGTCGGCTGCGCTGCGGAGCAGCTGCACGTCGTAGTCGCCGGCATCGGTGGGAAAGACGACATGGCAGCCAAAACCGTTGCTCTCTTCGATCCTGAGCTGGCCCGCTCCGGTGATCCTGGTGACCGGGATGTTGGCCGGGTCAACGTATTGGTAATCGGCGGTTGCTTGGGGGGTCAGGAGCTGGC
It includes:
- a CDS encoding IS3 family transposase (programmed frameshift); its protein translation is MPKAFPEEFRRDVVAVARKGEAPITQIAKDFGVSPAALHRWMKIADREDGVQSGAVSDDAAKLREANKRIRLLEQEAEVMRRAVAYLSRDINPKMMYPLVRELAARDAPIRVPVAVSCRVLNFSRQAYYQWAANPVPARDWEEAHLINAAIDHHRDDPAFGYRFIADEINAGPGPVASERRIWRLCSQNGILSVIHRRRRSALKAGPPVHDDLIERDFSATAPNRKWLTDITEHHTGEGKLYLCAIKDLHSNRIVGYSMDGRMKASLAVAALDHAVALRKPAGTVVHSDRGSQFRSRKFVLALNTYGLSGSMGRVGACGDNAAMESFFSLLQKNVLNRKRWETRAELRLAITTWIERSYHRKRRQRALGRLTPIEFETIKNAASAA
- a CDS encoding AAA family ATPase — protein: MIIVVGSEKGGVGKSTVVTNLAVELAKRGMRIAVVDGDRQRSTARWAVDREEAGHEPRIFVVEKLGSLHETLRELDTSYDVVLVDVAGKDSKEMRTAMTAAHQLLILTQSSQFDLDTLATVDRLIETARDFNPSLRVRGALTRVSTNAFESESGDARDYLSDYPSIEPLRTVLYERKAYRDVVGEGLGVVEWKNPKAAREIRGLVEELMG
- a CDS encoding MinD/ParA family ATP-binding protein, producing the protein MMETQALDFPKINAVLRTNGTGEVTINGTSHAIEAADEAAVLSDALRIITETAAQLGRPVRVSTTDPDGQGLIIVSPEGVVSEAAPIKPTPRREQDPLPDTAAPSPETAKATTKAAPAPTPASVPDASPAEEVPAQAVDAAPVTFGAAVTPAAAQGPAPAAKAAAAEPATRRSLKDTSFLISAPVLQPATRGWRGVLSRLGFRMDPSPEELAEREDIRTVSQHWPGPRTVAVVNRKGGANKTPTVVMLSAILARYSGAATVAWDNNESQGTLGWRTEQGGHNNSVLDLIDSSKALLSPSAQAAEIAQFVHHQTSDKFDVLRSDENEEGDHEVTAEEVDIAHQVLTRYYRLIVMDSGNTARAANWRRMIHHTNQLVVPVTAIEDRAEAARLTLQTLESRGGHDAELARNAVVIVSESTDAKRSMSGDALKRAKDEARRIADGFAPHVRAVVRIPYDPALVNGPIRYDALQPATQRAWLAAAAAVAKGF